From a single Candidatus Delongbacteria bacterium genomic region:
- a CDS encoding DUF1015 domain-containing protein: protein MATFVPFAGFRPRADLAARIASKPYDVLDSKEARQEAEGNEYSFLHVVKSEIDLPEDTNPYDDAVYAMARRNLDRMIELGRLVQDDRPCFYLYRQEMNGNIQTGVVGCVSVEEYENNTIKKHEHTRETKERDRIRHVDETNANTGPVFLTYRPNEKIDRLVEDWCDAHKCLYWFEVDGVQHEFWVVDDPKVQKEITAHFQKVRALYVADGHHRSASAAKVGAKRRAENPSHTGQEEYNFFMAVCFPSDQLNIIDYNRVVKDLNNRTEEQFLAELATKFRIERMSDRGEPWRPRGKGQFGLYLDGIWYKVEAPAEWSEVDDAVARLDVAILQEHVLTGMLGIADPRTDERIDFVGGIRGLRELERRVDEGQFVMAIAMHPTSLDDLMAVADSGRVMPPKSTWFEPKLRSGLVVHRLD, encoded by the coding sequence ATGGCCACCTTCGTTCCGTTCGCCGGTTTTCGTCCCCGGGCCGATCTGGCCGCGCGCATTGCAAGCAAGCCCTACGATGTGCTGGATTCCAAGGAGGCCAGGCAGGAAGCGGAGGGCAACGAGTACAGCTTTCTGCACGTGGTCAAGTCGGAGATCGATCTGCCCGAGGACACCAATCCTTACGACGATGCGGTGTACGCCATGGCCCGCCGGAATCTGGACCGGATGATCGAACTGGGGCGCCTGGTGCAGGATGACCGGCCCTGCTTCTACCTGTATCGCCAGGAAATGAACGGCAACATCCAGACCGGTGTGGTGGGCTGCGTCTCGGTGGAGGAATACGAGAACAACACCATCAAGAAACACGAGCACACGCGCGAGACCAAGGAGCGCGACCGGATTCGCCATGTGGACGAGACCAATGCCAACACGGGCCCCGTTTTTCTGACTTACCGCCCCAACGAGAAGATCGACAGGCTGGTCGAGGACTGGTGCGATGCCCACAAGTGTCTGTATTGGTTCGAAGTGGACGGGGTGCAGCACGAGTTCTGGGTGGTCGATGATCCCAAGGTGCAGAAGGAGATCACCGCCCATTTCCAGAAGGTGCGTGCGCTCTATGTGGCCGACGGACACCACCGCAGTGCCAGTGCGGCCAAGGTGGGGGCCAAGCGCCGTGCCGAGAATCCGTCCCACACCGGCCAGGAGGAATACAATTTCTTCATGGCGGTGTGCTTCCCGAGCGACCAGTTGAACATCATCGACTACAATCGCGTCGTGAAGGATCTGAACAATCGTACCGAAGAACAGTTTCTGGCTGAGCTCGCGACCAAGTTCAGGATCGAGCGCATGTCGGACCGCGGCGAGCCATGGCGTCCTCGCGGCAAGGGGCAGTTCGGCCTGTATCTGGATGGCATCTGGTACAAGGTGGAAGCCCCTGCGGAGTGGAGCGAGGTGGACGACGCGGTGGCCCGTCTGGATGTGGCCATCCTCCAGGAGCACGTGCTGACCGGCATGCTGGGCATCGCCGACCCGCGCACGGATGAGCGCATCGACTTCGTGGGCGGCATCCGTGGTCTGCGCGAGCTGGAACGTCGGGTGGACGAGGGCCAATTCGTGATGGCCATCGCGATGCATCCCACCAGTCTCGACGACCTGATGGCCGTGGCCGACAGCGGACGTGTGATGCCTCCCAAGTCCACCTGGTTCGAACCGAAACTGCGCAGCGGCCTGGTGGTACATCGCCTCGACTGA
- a CDS encoding D-2-hydroxyacid dehydrogenase: MPRVLLNDGLSASAIEALERLGVTVDTTHYTGDDLLAQLKLVDAVVVRSATQLRDPEVDAAAAGHCRLFIRGGVGIDNINHAYAAEKGIAVRNTPGASSASVAELVIAHMFAVSRWLPDANVTMRQGQWNKKRYEGRELNGATLGVIGFGRIGRETAKRALALGMSVVYCDSYADIAPLEGATRCSLKELLPQSDYISLNVPHSKGAPPLIGAAELATMKPDAILVNCSRGGTVDEAALLAALEVGKLGGAGIDVFASEPGFNQALAAHPRVSVTPHIGAQTSEAQDRIGGEVVEIIAEVLGL; this comes from the coding sequence ATGCCGCGTGTTCTGCTGAACGACGGGCTTTCCGCATCCGCCATCGAGGCTCTCGAACGCCTGGGCGTGACCGTGGATACGACTCACTACACCGGTGATGATCTGCTGGCGCAACTGAAACTCGTGGATGCGGTCGTGGTGCGCAGCGCCACCCAGTTGCGTGATCCCGAGGTGGACGCCGCCGCTGCCGGGCACTGCCGGCTCTTCATCCGGGGTGGTGTGGGCATTGACAACATCAATCACGCCTATGCGGCGGAAAAGGGCATCGCGGTGCGCAACACACCCGGCGCCAGCAGTGCCAGCGTGGCCGAACTGGTCATCGCGCACATGTTCGCCGTGAGCCGCTGGTTGCCCGATGCCAATGTGACCATGCGCCAGGGCCAATGGAACAAGAAGCGCTACGAGGGTCGCGAGCTGAATGGGGCCACCCTGGGTGTGATCGGTTTCGGCCGCATCGGCCGCGAGACCGCCAAGCGCGCGCTCGCCTTGGGAATGTCCGTGGTTTACTGCGACAGTTATGCGGATATCGCGCCGCTGGAAGGTGCCACTCGCTGCAGCTTGAAGGAGCTGCTGCCGCAGAGCGATTACATCAGCCTGAACGTGCCTCACAGCAAGGGCGCACCTCCGCTGATCGGGGCCGCCGAACTTGCGACCATGAAGCCCGACGCGATCCTTGTCAACTGCAGCCGTGGTGGAACCGTGGACGAAGCCGCCCTGCTGGCCGCGCTCGAAGTCGGCAAGCTGGGGGGCGCGGGCATCGATGTCTTCGCCAGCGAACCCGGATTCAACCAGGCGCTGGCGGCGCATCCCCGTGTGAGTGTGACACCCCACATCGGCGCCCAGACCAGCGAAGCCCAGGACCGGATCGGGGGCGAGGTGGTGGAGATCATCGCCGAAGTCCTGGGACTGTGA
- a CDS encoding RDD family protein has product MDFATLLNVLFMGALSLIIWRSYLGRTYAASQIYHTFWPRFLASFPDSAVIGLINTVVGILLALPVTQFVNVDEQPVLLGTVAVLAICIQIIIPFLYTIMMHARSGQTVGKMLTGVRVVDAMTGNPITTKQAWLRDGLPLVLWGLAMVYFTVNLALESSDLQALKTGNMLDGLMVFLSLSMIWWILEILTMFSNPKRRALHDYIAGTVVIRMHIRDDSSEQ; this is encoded by the coding sequence ATGGATTTCGCGACCCTGCTCAATGTTCTGTTCATGGGAGCGCTCAGCCTGATAATCTGGCGCAGCTATCTGGGACGGACCTATGCCGCGAGCCAGATCTACCACACCTTCTGGCCGCGCTTTCTGGCCAGTTTTCCTGACAGCGCTGTGATCGGCCTGATCAACACGGTTGTGGGCATCCTCCTGGCGCTGCCTGTGACCCAGTTTGTGAATGTGGATGAACAACCCGTCCTGCTCGGGACAGTGGCTGTCCTGGCGATCTGTATCCAGATCATCATTCCATTCCTCTACACGATCATGATGCATGCTCGTTCAGGGCAGACCGTCGGCAAGATGTTGACCGGAGTACGGGTCGTGGACGCCATGACAGGAAACCCCATCACCACGAAACAGGCCTGGTTGCGCGATGGCCTGCCTCTCGTGCTCTGGGGACTGGCAATGGTCTACTTCACGGTGAACCTGGCGCTTGAATCCAGCGACCTGCAGGCCTTGAAGACGGGAAACATGCTGGACGGACTGATGGTCTTTCTGTCGCTGTCGATGATCTGGTGGATTCTGGAAATCCTCACGATGTTCAGCAACCCCAAACGACGTGCTCTGCACGACTACATCGCCGGTACGGTTGTGATCCGGATGCACATTCGCGATGACTCCTCAGAACAGTGA